One region of Streptomyces capillispiralis genomic DNA includes:
- the obgE gene encoding GTPase ObgE: MTTFVDRVELHVAAGNGGHGCASVHREKFKPLGGPDGGNGGRGGDVILTVDQSVTTLLDYHHSPHRKATNGKPGEGGNRSGKDGQDLVLPVPDGTVVLDKAGNVLADLVGHGTSYVAAQGGRGGLGNAALASARRKAPGFALLGEPGDLQDVVLELKTVADVALVGYPSAGKSSLISVLSAAKPKIADYPFTTLVPNLGVVTAGSTVYTIADVPGLIPGASQGKGLGLEFLRHVERCSVLVHVLDTATLESDRDPVSDLDIIEEELRQYGGLGDRPRIVVLNKIDVPDGKDLAEMVRPDLERRGYRVFEASAVAHMGLRELSFALAELVAQARAARPKEEATRIVIRPKAVDDAGFTVTREDDGLFRVRGEKPERWVRQTDFNNDEAVGYLADRLNRLGVEEQLVKAGARSGDGVAIGPEENAVVFDWEPSLTSGAEMLGRRGEDHRFEEPRPAAQRRRDRQAERDDAEREYDDFEPFGSE; this comes from the coding sequence ATGACCACCTTCGTGGACCGCGTCGAGCTGCACGTCGCCGCGGGTAACGGAGGCCACGGCTGTGCCTCCGTCCACCGTGAGAAGTTCAAGCCGCTCGGCGGACCCGACGGCGGGAACGGCGGACGCGGCGGTGACGTGATCCTCACCGTCGACCAGTCCGTCACCACCCTGCTCGACTACCACCACTCCCCGCACCGCAAGGCCACCAACGGCAAGCCCGGCGAGGGCGGCAACCGCAGCGGCAAGGACGGCCAGGACCTCGTCCTGCCCGTGCCGGACGGCACCGTCGTGCTGGACAAGGCGGGCAACGTGCTCGCCGACCTGGTGGGCCACGGCACCTCGTACGTCGCCGCCCAGGGCGGACGCGGCGGGCTCGGCAACGCCGCGCTCGCCTCCGCGCGGCGCAAGGCGCCCGGGTTCGCGCTGCTCGGTGAGCCGGGCGACCTCCAGGACGTCGTCCTGGAGCTGAAGACCGTCGCCGACGTGGCGCTGGTGGGGTACCCCAGCGCCGGCAAGTCCTCGCTGATCTCCGTGCTCAGCGCCGCCAAGCCGAAGATCGCCGACTACCCCTTCACCACCCTCGTCCCGAACCTGGGCGTGGTCACCGCCGGTTCGACCGTCTACACCATCGCCGACGTGCCCGGTCTCATCCCCGGCGCCAGCCAGGGCAAGGGGCTCGGCCTGGAGTTCCTGCGGCACGTGGAGCGGTGCAGCGTGCTCGTGCACGTGCTGGACACCGCCACGCTGGAGTCCGACCGGGACCCCGTCTCCGACCTCGACATCATCGAGGAGGAGCTGCGGCAGTACGGCGGTCTCGGCGACCGCCCCCGCATCGTCGTCCTCAACAAGATCGACGTCCCGGACGGCAAGGACCTCGCCGAGATGGTCCGGCCCGACCTGGAGCGGCGCGGCTACCGCGTCTTCGAGGCGTCGGCCGTCGCGCACATGGGGTTGCGGGAGCTGTCGTTCGCGCTCGCCGAGCTGGTGGCGCAGGCGCGGGCCGCCAGGCCGAAGGAGGAGGCGACGCGGATCGTCATCCGGCCCAAGGCCGTGGACGACGCCGGGTTCACCGTCACCCGCGAGGACGACGGGCTGTTCCGCGTGCGGGGCGAGAAGCCCGAACGCTGGGTCCGCCAGACCGACTTCAACAACGACGAGGCCGTCGGCTACCTCGCCGACCGCCTCAACCGCCTCGGTGTCGAGGAGCAGTTGGTGAAGGCCGGTGCCCGCTCCGGCGACGGCGTCGCCATCGGGCCCGAGGAGAACGCGGTCGTCTTCGACTGGGAGCCGTCCCTCACCTCCGGCGCGGAGATGCTCGGCCGGCGCGGCGAGGACCACCGCTTCGAGGAACCCCGCCCGGCGGCGCAGCGGCGCCGCGACCGGCAGGCCGAGCGGGACGACGCCGAGCGGGAGTACGACGACTTCGAGCCGTTCGGGTCGGAGTGA
- a CDS encoding FG-GAP-like repeat-containing protein: MAPPSPRHWYLSRPARTALAAGVALVAGALAVPGAYAVPAQGPATATTAGPHDDFNGDGYADLAVAAPAATVDGRRGAGYVAVLYGSASGLRTATRQVVSQNTAGVPGSAETDDEFGSALATADLDRDGYDDLVVGAAREDTADGGADAGLVAVVWGGPGGLSGGAALASGRGAHDALGAAGHLTVGDVDGDGAPDLVTVENLHDLRVLRGPFGRNGAGAGGEQVVVDEFDSRVLDLAAGDVNGDGVTDVVATENDGDEYDARRVVYWTGTRDGLTPYTVVDDADGSRLQGGENLDVGDVNADGADDIVVGRAVDGYDSDLDNPHVKGGRVTWIPGSPQGPDGTRAVFVNQDTPGVPGSAEDDDAFGTDVRIGDVDGDGHPDVVTGLPGEDLGDVTGAGSVVVLRGTADGLTGAGARAVTQNTPNVPGSAERDDTFGRAVHLGDANGDGLADLAVGAPGENAGAGSVWYFRSSVTTVVTPNGTTAFGAGTLGTVATGAALGTAFAAG, from the coding sequence ATGGCCCCGCCCTCCCCACGCCACTGGTACCTCTCCCGCCCGGCGCGGACCGCGCTCGCGGCCGGCGTCGCACTCGTCGCCGGCGCGCTCGCGGTCCCCGGCGCGTACGCCGTCCCCGCGCAGGGACCGGCCACCGCCACCACCGCCGGTCCGCACGACGACTTCAACGGCGACGGCTACGCCGACCTCGCCGTGGCCGCCCCCGCCGCGACGGTGGACGGCCGGCGGGGCGCGGGCTACGTCGCCGTCCTGTACGGGTCGGCGAGCGGACTGCGCACGGCCACCCGGCAGGTGGTCAGCCAGAACACCGCCGGTGTGCCCGGCAGCGCCGAGACCGACGACGAGTTCGGCAGCGCGCTCGCCACCGCCGACCTCGACCGGGACGGTTACGACGATCTCGTCGTCGGGGCGGCCCGCGAGGACACCGCGGACGGGGGAGCGGACGCCGGACTGGTCGCCGTGGTGTGGGGCGGTCCCGGGGGCCTGTCCGGCGGTGCCGCGCTCGCGTCCGGGCGCGGCGCCCACGACGCCCTCGGCGCCGCCGGCCACCTGACCGTCGGCGACGTGGACGGTGACGGCGCCCCCGACCTGGTGACCGTGGAGAACCTGCACGACCTGCGGGTCCTCAGGGGGCCCTTCGGGCGGAACGGCGCCGGCGCGGGCGGCGAGCAGGTGGTCGTGGACGAGTTCGACAGCCGGGTCCTCGACCTCGCCGCCGGTGACGTCAACGGCGACGGCGTGACGGACGTCGTCGCCACCGAGAACGACGGCGACGAGTACGACGCCCGGCGGGTCGTGTACTGGACGGGCACCCGGGACGGGCTGACCCCGTACACCGTGGTGGACGACGCCGACGGGAGCCGGCTGCAGGGCGGGGAGAACCTCGACGTCGGGGACGTGAACGCCGACGGGGCCGACGACATCGTGGTCGGGCGTGCCGTGGACGGCTACGACAGCGACCTCGACAACCCGCACGTCAAGGGCGGCCGGGTCACCTGGATCCCCGGGTCCCCGCAGGGCCCGGACGGGACCCGGGCGGTCTTCGTCAACCAGGACACCCCCGGAGTGCCCGGCAGCGCCGAGGACGACGACGCCTTCGGCACCGACGTGCGGATCGGCGACGTCGACGGCGACGGCCACCCCGACGTCGTCACCGGGCTGCCCGGCGAGGACCTCGGCGACGTGACGGGCGCGGGCTCGGTCGTCGTGCTGCGCGGCACCGCCGACGGGCTCACCGGCGCCGGTGCCCGAGCGGTCACCCAGAACACCCCGAACGTGCCGGGCAGCGCCGAGCGCGACGACACCTTCGGCCGGGCCGTCCACCTCGGTGACGCGAACGGCGACGGGCTCGCCGACCTCGCCGTCGGCGCGCCCGGGGAGAACGCCGGCGCCGGATCGGTGTGGTACTTCCGCTCCTCGGTGACGACCGTGGTGACCCCCAACGGCACCACCGCCTTCGGCGCGGGCACCCTCGGCACGGTGGCGACCGGCGCCGCACTGGGCACCGCCTTCGCCGCCGGCTGA
- a CDS encoding alkaline phosphatase D family protein — MSGAKSPDRRRVLTTGAAVLGAAASAQLWLPAGAGAVERPLPDGVFGLGVASGDPLPDGIVLWTRLAPDPLNGGGMPDRTVPVEWQIARDSRFRKVVRRGTAQARPAYGHSVHVDVRGLRPDTTYWFRFRAGGQLSRVGRTRTAPAADSSGGQLRVALASCQNWQHGYFTPYADMLDQDPDVVVFVGDYIYESGPSATAVRRHEGTGEPNSLTQYRNRYAQYRSDPDLAEMHANAPFVVTFDDHEVDNDFAGDIPQDPDKQAHDAFVARLTAAYQAYYEHMPVRATAVPNGPHIRMYRRLEFGRLARLNVLDTRQYRSDQATSQKGAQDPSLTMLGPAQRRWLVDGLRHSPARWNLIASQIMMAETDLQVGEGKLWFYDAWDGYQAERNALLQEFRRVSNPVVLTGDRHLTMISDLKADFADPKSAVVGAEFVGTSISSNGDQDQAAFRAQWDPRRADNPHWKLLDAHRGYHLFDIRRDGIDARVRVVDTVLRPRATPSTLARLRVQAGRPGVHLV; from the coding sequence ATGTCCGGAGCAAAGTCGCCCGACCGCCGCCGCGTTCTGACCACCGGCGCCGCCGTGCTCGGCGCCGCGGCCTCCGCCCAGCTGTGGCTGCCGGCCGGCGCCGGGGCGGTGGAAAGACCGCTGCCCGACGGCGTGTTCGGCCTCGGCGTCGCCTCCGGCGACCCGCTGCCCGACGGGATCGTGCTGTGGACGCGGCTCGCCCCGGACCCGCTGAACGGCGGCGGCATGCCCGACCGCACCGTCCCCGTGGAGTGGCAGATCGCCCGGGACAGCCGCTTCCGGAAGGTCGTCCGCCGGGGCACCGCCCAGGCCCGCCCCGCCTACGGGCACAGCGTCCACGTGGATGTGCGCGGGCTGCGCCCGGACACCACGTACTGGTTCCGCTTCCGGGCCGGCGGGCAGCTCTCCCGGGTCGGCCGCACCCGTACCGCCCCCGCCGCGGACAGCTCCGGCGGACAGCTGCGGGTCGCCCTCGCCTCCTGCCAGAACTGGCAGCACGGCTACTTCACCCCGTACGCCGACATGCTGGACCAGGACCCGGACGTCGTGGTGTTCGTCGGCGACTACATCTACGAGTCGGGGCCGTCGGCGACCGCGGTGCGGCGGCACGAGGGCACGGGCGAGCCCAACAGCCTCACCCAGTACCGCAACCGGTACGCCCAGTACCGCTCCGACCCGGACCTCGCCGAGATGCACGCCAACGCCCCGTTCGTCGTCACCTTCGACGACCACGAGGTCGACAACGACTTCGCCGGCGACATCCCGCAGGACCCCGACAAGCAGGCGCACGACGCCTTCGTGGCCCGGCTGACGGCCGCCTACCAGGCGTACTACGAGCACATGCCGGTCCGCGCCACCGCCGTCCCGAACGGCCCGCACATCCGCATGTACCGCCGGCTGGAGTTCGGGCGGCTGGCCCGGCTCAACGTGCTGGACACCCGCCAGTACCGCAGCGACCAGGCCACCAGCCAGAAGGGCGCCCAGGACCCGTCGCTGACCATGCTCGGGCCCGCGCAGCGGCGCTGGCTGGTCGACGGGCTGCGCCACTCGCCCGCCCGCTGGAACCTGATCGCCTCCCAGATCATGATGGCCGAGACCGACCTCCAGGTCGGCGAGGGCAAGCTCTGGTTCTACGACGCCTGGGACGGCTACCAGGCCGAACGCAACGCCCTGCTCCAGGAGTTCCGGCGGGTCAGCAACCCGGTCGTGCTCACCGGTGACCGTCATCTGACGATGATCAGCGACCTCAAGGCGGACTTCGCCGACCCGAAGTCGGCCGTCGTGGGCGCCGAGTTCGTCGGCACCTCCATCTCCAGCAACGGAGACCAGGACCAGGCCGCCTTCCGCGCGCAGTGGGACCCCCGGCGCGCGGACAACCCGCACTGGAAGCTGCTCGACGCCCACCGCGGCTACCACCTGTTCGACATCCGCCGTGACGGCATCGACGCGCGCGTGCGGGTGGTGGACACGGTGCTGCGGCCGCGGGCCACGCCGAGCACCC